From Xenopus laevis strain J_2021 chromosome 7L, Xenopus_laevis_v10.1, whole genome shotgun sequence, one genomic window encodes:
- the LOC121395504 gene encoding uncharacterized protein LOC121395504 encodes MAAVCAQESGGSFRPVAYFSKVMPLPVQGMPACLGALAASAMAVELSQSVTIGHNTILHTSHQVTHLLKNITTQHMTSQRLSGYEVILLGTANLQIKYAINTQGPAAILHALLHLSDPTNAFILDPHDCVESIHYSTSPRLDLTDTPLSHATNVSVDGSCSRPSDDTYKAAYSVVQLPDIVLETKSIPVNSAQAAELIALTRACHLFANRPVNIFSDSRYAFGVVHDFGKIWQQRGYVTTDGKSIAHPALIDNLLQAIQLPSEIAIIHCRAHTNRTDEISLGNALADQVAKTTASSATPTVIPMFLHTPPSCPDSQILQYLQTFATQTDLHFWEQQNLTLDQFGLYSIQGKVGIPENSLPLLISQAHGIGHRSSKLTLAEMQKHSIAKNLRQHCSTFVKTCLTCLRANTLGTHKVHQNLPPPIAPFSHWQVDFTHIPKIGKLQEYLLVFTDHFSHWVEAFPCRHEDAKTVVKFLVNDIIPRFGCPQQINSDNGPAFVSKVLQLLISTLQITWKFHIPYHPQSAGVVERMNRTIKDKLTKATSATWTNWKSFLPAVLAEIRMTPHSVTKLSPFEIVMGRPFPTPWVKGPLVIQHTDLNLIQEEYVRNLITTLNGIYGDVSLSFPLPPQEPTHPFRPGDPVVVRQLHRYRKGGFPFGPRVTVIAITRTAVLTDASDHWIHASRVKLAPTLPTLELSKADNTEHDTTTKSVTEGPEDDLTLLPLMMLRKSTKYALWCIIGTFLFLFFPIMIILNCICYPNPHSPLGSVCYQFFKSNTRLHRHERSNPIATLGGQSTNERQVAIKQSDGTTTFWYNSIGKKS; translated from the coding sequence ATGGCTGCGGTCTGTGCTCAAGAATCTGGGGGAAGTTTTCGTCCTGTGGCCTATTTTTCCAAAGTAATGCCGCTTCCGGTACAGGGAATGCCGGCGTGTCTCGGAGCTTTAGCAGCTAGTGCTATGGCTGTTGAACTGTCACAGTCTGTCACAATAGGCCACAATACTATTTTGCACACCTCACATCAGGTTACACACCTATTGAAGAACATTACCACCCAACACATGACCTCCCAAAGATTAAGTGGCTATGAAGTTATTCTATTAGGTACTGCAAATTTACAGATCAAATACGCAATCAACACTCAAGGGCCTGCTGCCATACTGCATGCTCTATTACATCTGTCTGACCCTACTAATGCTTTTATACTCGATCCTCATGACTGTGTTGAATCTATCCACTACTCTACCTCACCTCGACTCGATCTAACTGACACTCCTTTGTCACATGCTACTAATGTTTCTGTTGATGGTTCCTGCTCCAGGCCTTCCGATGACACCTACAAAGCAGCATATTCAGTTGTCCAACTCCCTGATATTGTACTTGAGACTAAGTCTATCCCTGTTAATTCTGCACAAGCAGCAGAACTTATAGCACTCACCAGGGCCTGTCACTTGTTTGCCAACCGCCCCGTTAATATATTCAGTGACAGTAGATACGCTTTTGGGGTAGTTCATGATTTTGGCAAAATTTGGCAACAAAGAGGTTATGTTACTACAGATGGGAAATCCATCGCACACCCTGCCCTCATTGATAATCTTTTACAGGCCATCCAACTTCCTTCTGAAATTGCAATTATCCATTGCAGGGCACATACCAACAGAACTGACGAGATTTCCCTCGGTAATGCCCTAGCAGACCAGGTTGCCAAAACTACTGCATCCTCTGCCACTCCCACTGTCATCCCCATGTTTCTCCACACACCTCCGAGTTGTCCAGACAGTCAAATTCTACagtatttgcaaacatttgccaCTCAGACTGACCTGCATTTTTGGGAACAGCAAAATCTTACCCTTGACCAGTTTGGTCTTTATTCCATCCAAGGCAAAGTGGGTATCCCCGAAAACAGTCTACCCCTACTTATCTCTCAAGCTCACGGCATTGGCCATAGGAGTTCTAAGCTCACTTTGGCTGAAATGCAAAAACATTCCATCGCAAAGAATCTCAGACAGCATTGTTCTACCTTTGTTAAAACTTGCCTCACCTGTCTTAGGGCCAACACCTTAGGAACACACAAAGtacaccaaaatttgcctcccccAATTGCACCCTTTTCTCACTGGCAAGTTGATTTTACTCATATTCCTAAGATTGGCAAACTACAGGAATATTTGCTCGTTTTTACCGACCATTTCTCTCACTGGGTAGAAGCTTTCCCTTGCCGTCACGAAGACGCCAAAACCGTTGTTAAGTTTCTAGTTAATGACATCATACCCCGATTTGGTTGTCCGCAACAAATTAATTCCGATAATGGCCCAGCTTTTGTTAGTAAGGTCCTCCAGCTTCTAATTTCCACCTTACAAATCACATGGAAGTTTCACATTCCTTACCATCCACAGAGTGCGGGTGTTGTTGAGCGAATGAATCGCACCATAAAGGATAAGCTCACCAAAGCCACATCTGCCACATGGACTAATTGGAAGTCCTTTTTACCTGCAGTACTAGCTGAAATACGCATGACACCACATTCAGTTACTAAATTATCTCCTTTTGAAATTGTCATGGGACGCCCATTTCCCACTCCCTGGGTCAAAGGCCCCTTAGTCATCCAACACACTGATCTTAATTTAATTCAGGAGGAGTATGTACGTAATCTTATTACTACATTGAATGGCATCTATGGTGATGTTTCTTTGTCTTTTCCTTTGCCCCCCCAGGAGCCGACCCATCCATTTCGCCCAGGCGATCCTGTTGTGGTTCGACAGCTCCATCGCTATCGAAAAGGGGGATTCCCATTTGGCCCACGAGTCACAGTGATTGCCATCACACGGACAGCAGTCCTTACCGATGCCAGCGACCATTGGATCCACGCTTCACGAGTGAAACTCGCGCCAACACTTCCAACGCTGGAACTGAGTAAAGCTGACAACACGGAACATGACACCACCACCAAATCCGTCACAGAAGGACCCGAAGATGACCTCACACTCTTACCACTGATGATGTTGAGGAAGTCCACAAAATATGCACTATGGTGCATAATTGgcactttcctttttctatttttcccgATTATGATAATCCTTAACTGCATATGTTACCCAAACCCTCACAGCCCTTTGGGATCAGTTTGTTACCAGTTTTTCAAGA